A window of Macrotis lagotis isolate mMagLag1 chromosome X, bilby.v1.9.chrom.fasta, whole genome shotgun sequence contains these coding sequences:
- the LOC141500225 gene encoding uncharacterized protein LOC141500225, whose protein sequence is MELWHMMSERLKEDISLEPEYEKAFEYRSRFEEDLENLTGEKLRKPFSQERDFRPVTLIHKKTSTEERDQEGSDFDNSFSQNSNPFRHLTVPTEEIPHLCNVCGQSFKKNSDLFNHQRIHTEEKPYKSNVYETIFRQNSTLFGYEKIHSVQKPFLCKECGKTFSQSSNLIDHQRTHTGEKPYECNECRKAFSLSSNLIKHQRIHTGEKPYECNECGKAFSESSNLIKHQRIHTVEKPYECKECGKAFSQSSHLIRHQRVHVEELQYECKECYKFFYAHSSFIQHQKIHTGQKPYECNECGKTFNQNSDLVKHQRIHTGEKPYECNECGKSFSVHSSFIRHLKIHTGEKPYECNECGKTFNQNSNLTKHQRIHTGEKPYECSECGKTFNQNSNLTKHQKTHISQKLFYCNDCRKVFSIHSIFLQHQRMHNEEDPNEQNEYEKPFECKEGGKIFSQNGNPIRHQKCLTGERSFECNECGKVFSMSSNLIKHQKIHTAFKLYECNECGKTFTESSNLTKHQRIHTGGKL, encoded by the coding sequence ATGGAATTATGGCATATGATGTCAGAAAGACTTAAAGAGGATATTTCCCTGGAACCTGAgtatgaaaaagcatttgaataTCGAAGCAGATTTGAGGAAGATCTGGAAAACCTCACAGGGGAAAAATTAAGGAAACCTTTTTCCCAGGAAAGAGACTTCAGACCAGTGACACTGATCCATAAGAAAACCTCCACTGAGGAAAGAGACCAGGAAGGAAGTGATTTTGATAACAGCTtcagtcagaattcaaaccccTTTAGACACTTGACAGTTCCTACAGAAGAGATACCTCATCTTTGTAATGTATGTGGCCAAAGCTTCAAAAAGAATTCAGACTTATTTaatcatcagagaatccatacaGAAGAAAAGCCTTACAAATCTAATGTATATGAGACAATATTCAGACAGAATTCTACTCTTTTTGGATATGAAAAAATTCACAGTGTACAGAAGCCCTTTTTGTgtaaggaatgtggaaaaacttttagCCAGAGCTCTAATCTTATTGATCATCAGAGGACACATACAGGAgaaaaaccctatgaatgtaatgaGTGTAGAAAAGCCTTCAGTTTGAGTTCAAACCTTATTAAgcaccagagaattcatactggtgaAAAACCTTACGAATGCAATGAATGTGGTAAAGCCTTCAGTGAAAGTTCTAACCTTATTaaacaccagagaattcacactgtAGAAAAGCCTTATGAATGCaaagaatgtgggaaagctttcagTCAGAGCTCACACCTTATCAGACACCAGAGGGTTCATGTGGAAGAACTGCAATATGAATGTAAGGAATGTTATAAATTTTTCTATGCACACTCATCTTTTATTCAACATCAAAAAATTCATACCGGACAGAAGCCCTAtgagtgtaatgaatgtgggaaaactttcaACCAGAACTCTGACCTTGTTaaacaccagagaattcacacaggtgagaaaccatatgaatgtaatgaatgtggcaaGTCTTTTAGTGTTCATTCATCTTTTATTCGACATCTAAAAATTCACACTGGtgagaaaccctatgaatgtaatgaatgtggaaagacATTCAACCAGAACTCTAATCTCACtaaacatcaaagaattcatactggtgaAAAACCCTATGAGTGTAGTGAATGTGGAAAAACCTTCAACCAGAATTCTAATCTTACTAAACATCAGAAAACTCACATTTCACAGAAACTCTTTTATTGTAATGATTGTAGAAAAGTCTTCAGCATCCATTCAATATTTCTTCAGCACCAGAGAATGCATAATGAAGAAGATCCTAATgagcaaaatgaatatgaaaaaccCTTTGAGTGTAAAGAAGGTGGGAAAATCTTCAGCCAAAATGGAAACCCTATAAGACATCAAAAATGTCTCACTGGTGAAAGGTCCTTtgagtgtaatgaatgtggaaaagtcTTTAGTATGAGTTCTAACCTCATTAAACACCAGAAAATTCATACTGCATTTAAActctatgaatgtaatgaatgtggaaaaactttcacTGAGAGCTCTAATCTCACTAAACATcaaagaattcacactggaggAAAACTATGA